From a region of the Candidatus Zixiibacteriota bacterium genome:
- a CDS encoding indolepyruvate oxidoreductase subunit beta — protein MENKNYNILIVGVGGQGVLLASELISEAAMMHGFDVKKSEVHGMSQRGGVVSTHVKIGPKVYSPTIEYGQVDVVMAFEAAEGLRALDWMKKDGVAIVSTSRIVPAIVTSSKQFSYPDDPVATMRKKAANVIAVDADRIAHELGNPRLVNTILLGVLSNHLPFDLSLWQETIKTKVKPKFVDINLQAFDRGRALKLEDTPV, from the coding sequence ATGGAAAATAAAAACTACAACATTCTGATAGTGGGCGTCGGCGGCCAGGGAGTTCTTCTGGCCTCGGAGTTGATATCGGAAGCGGCGATGATGCACGGATTCGATGTCAAGAAATCCGAAGTCCACGGTATGTCACAGCGCGGGGGAGTGGTCTCCACGCACGTCAAGATCGGACCGAAAGTTTATTCCCCGACTATCGAATACGGTCAAGTCGACGTGGTGATGGCGTTCGAGGCGGCTGAAGGCCTCCGGGCGCTGGACTGGATGAAGAAGGACGGCGTGGCGATCGTCTCGACCAGTCGCATCGTGCCGGCTATCGTGACGTCCTCGAAGCAGTTCTCCTATCCCGACGATCCGGTCGCGACGATGCGCAAGAAGGCGGCCAATGTGATCGCGGTCGATGCGGACCGGATTGCTCATGAACTGGGTAATCCGCGTCTCGTGAATACGATCCTGTTAGGGGTGCTGTCGAACCATTTGCCGTTCGATTTGTCGCTCTGGCAGGAGACGATCAAGACCAAGGTCAAGCCGAAGTTCGTGGATATCAACCTTCAGGCTTTTGATCGCGGTCGCGCCCTGAAGCTGGAAGACACCCCCGTCTGA
- the buk gene encoding butyrate kinase, which produces MENGLIIINPGSTSTKMALFDGDVLVAEQTIRHDGAELSRFDNVTDQFDFRMQAIDAWIDSLDLPKGQPKAVIGRGAPLRPLEGGTYKITDLLLDDLRTMRWSNHASNLGSIIAEHLGRRYGIPSMIADPVTVDNFIEVARISGVPEIERKCRVHALNIKEVCRREAEKLGKKLTEVNFVAVHMGGGISVAALQRGKVIDVNDALHGMGPFSPDRAGALPIGGLVKLCFSGKYDEKQLMAKLSRESGLTAYVGSSDLREVEKMIEAGDEKALLYFNAMAYQIAKEIGQAAVALAGKFEAIVMTGGMANSRRLVDEIQKYCGFLGKVIVVPGEFEMEALAAAGMRFLRGEEQLKEY; this is translated from the coding sequence ATGGAAAACGGACTGATTATAATCAATCCCGGTTCCACTTCGACCAAGATGGCTCTGTTCGACGGCGACGTGCTCGTCGCCGAACAGACTATCCGGCACGACGGAGCCGAACTAAGCCGGTTCGACAATGTTACCGACCAATTCGATTTTCGCATGCAGGCGATCGATGCCTGGATCGACTCGCTCGATCTGCCGAAGGGACAACCGAAGGCGGTAATCGGACGCGGCGCTCCGTTACGACCGCTCGAAGGCGGCACGTATAAAATTACCGACCTGCTTCTCGACGATCTGCGAACGATGCGGTGGTCCAACCATGCCTCGAACCTCGGATCGATCATTGCCGAACATCTCGGTCGTCGTTACGGCATTCCCAGCATGATTGCCGATCCCGTTACCGTGGACAATTTCATCGAGGTGGCCCGCATTTCGGGGGTACCGGAAATCGAACGCAAGTGCCGGGTGCATGCTCTCAATATCAAAGAGGTTTGTCGCCGCGAGGCGGAGAAACTCGGGAAAAAACTGACCGAGGTCAATTTCGTGGCCGTACACATGGGAGGCGGCATATCGGTGGCGGCGCTGCAGAGAGGGAAGGTTATCGATGTCAATGATGCCCTCCACGGTATGGGGCCGTTTTCACCGGACCGGGCCGGAGCGTTGCCGATAGGCGGGCTGGTCAAGCTCTGTTTCTCGGGCAAGTACGACGAAAAACAGCTAATGGCCAAACTGTCCCGGGAATCGGGACTGACGGCCTATGTCGGTAGTTCGGATCTGCGCGAGGTAGAGAAGATGATCGAGGCCGGGGATGAAAAGGCCCTGCTTTATTTCAACGCGATGGCTTACCAGATCGCCAAGGAGATCGGTCAGGCGGCGGTGGCGCTGGCCGGAAAGTTCGAGGCGATCGTGATGACCGGCGGTATGGCCAATTCCCGGCGGCTGGTTGACGAGATTCAAAAATACTGCGGTTTCCTGGGGAAGGTGATTGTCGTTCCGGGCGAATTCGAGATGGAAGCGCTGGCGGCGGCGGGAATGCGCTTCCTGCGCGGCGAAGAACAGCTCAAGGAGTATTGA
- a CDS encoding phosphate acyltransferase: MTDKPIQSADEIIARAIAIANEGRKKRVAVAAAQDADVIGAVAQAQADGFLDATLVGDGEKIKALANEHGIDIGRLELVNEPDVPTAAHKAVALASAGNADAIMKGFLPTSALLKAVLDKRYGLRGDNTLSHCAVLDIPGRHKLLNFTDGGMVVRPDPATKYQIIENAVLVAQALGLSPVKVAVSATVKKATKTIPHTMTDVDYVIPEARKRLNDVLIAGPMPVDIAMSPEAAKAYGVTDPVAGDADVFVVDSIEECNIICKSLFQFPKAIFSGVIVGARVPVSLVSRTDTVKNKKSSLALACLLADYYALNDVFGKGEN, encoded by the coding sequence ATGACGGATAAACCGATACAGTCCGCCGATGAAATCATCGCGCGGGCGATTGCGATAGCGAACGAAGGCCGTAAAAAGCGAGTGGCCGTGGCGGCGGCGCAGGATGCCGATGTGATCGGAGCGGTTGCGCAGGCCCAGGCCGATGGATTTCTGGATGCCACTCTGGTGGGCGACGGCGAGAAGATTAAAGCGCTGGCCAATGAGCACGGAATCGATATCGGCCGTCTGGAACTGGTCAACGAACCGGATGTTCCCACGGCGGCGCATAAAGCGGTGGCGCTGGCGTCCGCCGGAAACGCCGATGCGATCATGAAGGGCTTTCTGCCGACTTCGGCGCTGCTGAAAGCCGTGCTGGATAAACGTTACGGTCTGCGGGGCGACAACACCCTGAGTCATTGCGCGGTGTTGGATATTCCGGGGCGTCACAAGCTGCTGAATTTCACCGACGGCGGTATGGTGGTTCGGCCCGATCCTGCGACCAAGTATCAAATTATCGAGAATGCCGTTCTGGTGGCGCAGGCGCTGGGATTGTCGCCGGTGAAGGTAGCAGTGTCGGCTACGGTCAAGAAAGCCACCAAGACGATTCCACACACCATGACGGATGTCGATTATGTTATTCCCGAAGCCCGCAAACGGTTGAACGATGTCCTGATTGCCGGTCCGATGCCGGTCGATATTGCCATGTCGCCCGAGGCGGCCAAGGCTTACGGAGTGACCGACCCGGTGGCGGGAGACGCCGATGTGTTCGTCGTCGATTCGATCGAGGAATGCAACATCATCTGCAAATCGCTTTTCCAATTCCCCAAGGCGATTTTCTCCGGTGTGATTGTCGGCGCCCGTGTGCCGGTCTCGCTGGTGTCGCGCACCGATACGGTCAAGAACAAGAAATCATCGCTGGCTTTGGCCTGTCTGCTGGCCGATTACTACGCTCTCAATGATGTGTTCGGCAAGGGGGAGAATTGA